The following are from one region of the Vanessa cardui chromosome 3, ilVanCard2.1, whole genome shotgun sequence genome:
- the LOC124543283 gene encoding uncharacterized protein LOC124543283: MFFFLLTTLLIANGGGAQINEDSCDPSELKTCVDMTPRTPVGLPRTREELDAHCQAYQTGMACMDAWIKRCLPTDGQKLVQQQIGGARALMRFLCTNETALRRDFLKEPTCWALVSPDWSRCVDELQLAVRDISERSHHIVYFNKNTDLCW; the protein is encoded by the exons ATGGTGGCGGAGCACAAATAAATGAAGACAGCTGCGATCCTAGCGAGTTAAAGACCTGCGTAGACATGACACCGCGAACGCCAGTGGGCTTACCTCGCACAAGAGAAGAACTAGATGCCCATTGCCA GGCGTACCAGACGGGTATGGCGTGTATGGATGCATGGATCAAGCGGTGTCTGCCAACTGACGGCCAGAAATTGGTACAGCAACAAATCGGCGGCGCACGAGCACTAATGCGATTCTTATGTACCAATGAAACTGCGTTACGGAGAG ATTTCCTAAAGGAGCCAACGTGTTGGGCATTAGTGTCACCGGACTGGTCTCGCTGCGTTGATGAGCTGCAGCTCGCTGTCCGCGACATCTCTGAGCGCTCTCACCACATAGTCTACTTCAACAAGAACACGGATCTGTGCTGGTAA
- the LOC124543255 gene encoding uncharacterized protein LOC124543255 has protein sequence MTTNKEKTVWTQIFEIYKEMPHLWDKKNKNYMNKEMRNDSFRILLEIYKDLDKEATVEVLKNLISNKRTSFYRELKKVKTGTQTGSGTEDLYIPTLWYFDLLMFLEDTCEASRSSVDTLVDTIDESSRPDDASTRQEETQSQPKKKNRKSSLNTKQNELLDTANQLLNQKDDKWDIIGKSIAIQMKDIDDDQLTVVNKIISDAIFYAKHKKLSMNSHIVLGTEDLTKTSHSPLLQRSFTQRFPRYSPQYTYLSSPQSETMSDLESPPLYTVLSPPPPTQTHQPLPQMLSTPSHAQSRQSVPQASPSPDYTVLSPPPNTQSHQPLPQTSPSPQYIVLSTPSHIQSHQPLPQMSPSPQYTVLAHSPHTQLRHHSEPQTQTESSDLNCSLPSADFPNVSFSNDQTVICKGNGTDMKDFIIFNRKK, from the exons ATGACgactaataaagaaaaaactgtGTGGACACAGATTTTCGAAATATATAAGGAAATGCCTCATTTATgggacaaaaaaaataaaaactatatgaaCAAAGAGATGAGAAATGACTCATTCAGAattcttttagaaatatataaagatcTCGACAAGGAAGCTACAGTTGAAGTTCTCAAAAATCTTATATCCAATAAGAGAACCTCTTTTTacagagaattaaaaaaa gtCAAGACTGGAACCCAAACTGGAAGTGGGACTGAAgatttatatatacctacattatGGTATTTCgatcttttaatgtttttagagGATACTTGTGAAGCCTCGCGAAGTTCTGTAGACACCTTGGTAGACACTATTGATGAG AGTTCCCGGCCAGATGATGCAAGTACAAGACAAGAAGAAACACAAAGTCAACCAAAGAAAAAGAATAGAAAGTCatcattaaatacaaaacaaaatgaattGCTTGACACTGCGAACCAGCTTCTTAACCAAAAAGATGATAAATGGGATATAATAGGAAAGTCAATAGCAATACAAATGAAAGACATTGATGATGATCAATTAActgtagtaaataaaataatttcagacgCCATTTTCTACgcaaaacacaaaaaattgaGTATGAATTCTCATATAGTTTTAGGGACCGAAGATCTCACTAAAACCTCCCACTCCCCACTCCTCCAAAGATCTTTTACCCAAAGATTTCCACGATATTCACcccaatatacttatttatcatCCCCACAGTCCGAAACAATGTCTGATTTGGAATCACCGCCTTTGTATACAGTCTTGTCTCCTCCACCCCCTACACAGACACACCAGCCCTTACCTCAAATGTTATCTACTCCATCCCACGCACAATCCCGTCAGTCAGTGCCTCAAGCGTCGCCATCACCTGATTACACTGTCTTGTCTCCTCCACCCAACACACAGTCACATCAGCCATTGCCTCAAACGTCGCCGTCTCCTCAATACATAGTTTTATCTACTCCATCCCACATACAGTCACATCAGCCATTGCCACAAATGTCGCCATCTCCTCAGTACACAGTTTTGGCTCACTCACCTCACACACAGTTACGACATCATTCAGAACCTCAAACCCAAACAGAATCCTCTGATCTAAACTGTTCGTTGCCGTCAGCAGATTTTCCTAACGTCAGTTTTTCAAATGATCAAACTGTGATTTGCAAAGGAAATGGTACCGATATGAaagatttcattattttcaatcgtaaaaaataa
- the LOC124543262 gene encoding putative nuclease HARBI1, whose amino-acid sequence MGPPKLTKFQKAGIALTVASLCVSRERRKKRYWVRKWLLLRKKISHMSIMYYLEPEDFSNFLRMGSDSFEELLRMVTPLIKKQDTVMRESITPKERLVVTLRVLATGQTYEDLKFSSIISPQILSKIIPETCWAIYRCLRHYIKMPATENEWRNTAEEFEKKWHFPHCVGAIDGKHIAIEKPSGSGSEFHNYKKFFSVVLLGVVNANYEFIYVNTGTNGSVSDGGVLKTTNLYTKLMSGELNLPPPSNLPGTTTSAPYVFVGDSAFAINRNIMKPYPFKGINHDQRIFNYRLSRARRVVENAFGILAARFRIFRRNISVDVENVDAIVLACCSLHNYLRKKRSRYVHNKFIDRESISKTLFSRGAWRQETPALVSLEKCNERQRNVEGNNVRNTFAHFFNHEGSVSFQNEMINVIPLDTN is encoded by the exons ATGGGTCCGCCGAAACTAACAAAATTTCAAAAAGCAGGTATTGCACTTACTGTAGCATCGTTATGTGTATCCAGAGAGCGACGTAAAAAACGATACTGGGTAAGAAAGTGGCTGTTATTAAGAAAGAAAATCTCGCATATGTCGATTATGTATTATTTGGAACCAgaagatttttcaaattttttaagaATGGGTTCAGACAGTTTTGAAGAATTGCTCAGAATGGTAACTCCGTTAATCAAAAAACAAGATACAGTGATGCGCGAAAGCATAACTCCAAAAGAACGGTTGGTTGTAACCTTGAGAGTTTTAGCTACTGGGCAAACCTACgaagatttaaaattttcttccaTAATATCGccacaaattttatcaaaaattattccTGAGACGTGCTGGGCGATTTACAGAtgtttacgacattacattaag ATGCCTGCAACCGAAAATGAATGGAGAAACACAGCAGAAGAGTTTGAGAAAAAATGGCATTTTCCACACTGCGTGGGCGCAATCGATGGGAAGCACATTGCTATTGAAAAACCCTCAGGAAGTGGGTCGGAATTTCACAACTACAAAAAATTTTTCAGTGTGGTCTTATTAGGAGTAGTAAATGCTAACTATGAATTCATATACGTTAATACTGGTACAAATGGAAGTGTTTCTGATGGTGGTGTGCTCAAAACAACAAATTTGTATACAAAACTGATGTCTGGTGAACTGAATTTACCACCTCCTTCAAATTTACCAGGTACAACAACATCTGCACCATATGTGTTTGTTGGAGACAGTGCCTTTgctataaatagaaatataatgaaacCATATCCTTTCAAAGGCATAAATCATGATCaaagaattttcaattatagacTTTCTAGGGCTAGAAGGGTAGTAGAAAATGCATTTGGCATATTGGCGGCACGATTTAGGATTTTTCGTCGAAATATTTCTGTAGATGTTGAAAACGTGGATGCCATAGTGCTCGCATGTTGctcattacataattatttgagGAAAAAACGTTCACGCTATGtccataacaaatttattgatcGTGAAAGTATCTCAAAAACTTTATTTAGTCGCGGAGCTTGGCGGCAAGAAACACCAGCATTAGTATCGTTAGAAAAATGTAACGAGAGACAGCGAAATGTGGAAGGAAATAATGTCCGAAATACATTTGCTCATTTTTTTAACCACGAAGGAAGTGTTTCTTTCCAAAATGAAATGATTAATGTAATACCTTTggatacaaattaa